The Streptomyces sp. NBC_01689 genome includes a window with the following:
- a CDS encoding ABC transporter substrate-binding protein, with protein sequence MHTRSRRSTMTAVGVSAALGLGLLTGCASSTGPGKPDREITVWSQENLPDRMAVTQKVVNGFEKKTGIKVHLVGVDEGQMPQLIMSAAASGTLPDVIGAAPMGQVWQMYSNGMLNTSIPRQIVSELGPGTFNANALRLTADGKTTLGVPSDAWLQLLLYRKDEFDAKHLPVPDTYANAVNAAKALTGRGNYGMAAATDPNDAFTSQSFESTALANDCQLVNDKHRVALDSPQCAQTFRAYDALAHLYGAPGTQTVDSTRATYFAGQSSQIIWSTFLLDELAGLRSDALPSCPQCHKDRAWLAAHTGIVTAMKGPDAAQPAQFGEVTSWVTTKTAETAASREFIEYMMGPGYKAWIGMAPEGKIPVRDGTAASPQEYIDAWRHADIGVDTRKPFDQVYPESLLDQLVAGVSNMRRWGITQGEGALVGATNGELPVPKAISAMTSGQISPADAASEAQDDVAALKKSLQ encoded by the coding sequence ATGCACACCAGGAGCCGGCGGTCGACGATGACCGCGGTGGGCGTCTCGGCCGCTTTGGGGCTCGGGCTGCTCACGGGCTGCGCGAGCAGTACCGGGCCCGGGAAGCCGGACCGCGAGATCACCGTCTGGTCGCAGGAGAACCTGCCCGACCGCATGGCCGTGACGCAGAAGGTCGTGAACGGGTTCGAGAAGAAGACGGGGATCAAGGTCCACCTCGTAGGCGTGGACGAAGGCCAGATGCCACAGCTCATCATGTCCGCGGCGGCCTCGGGCACGCTGCCGGACGTGATAGGCGCGGCCCCGATGGGCCAGGTCTGGCAGATGTACTCCAACGGGATGCTCAACACGAGCATCCCCCGGCAGATCGTCTCCGAGCTGGGCCCGGGGACGTTCAACGCCAACGCGCTGCGCCTGACCGCGGACGGGAAGACCACGCTAGGGGTGCCCTCCGACGCCTGGCTCCAGCTGCTTCTGTACCGCAAGGACGAGTTCGACGCGAAGCACCTGCCCGTCCCGGACACCTACGCGAACGCCGTGAACGCCGCCAAGGCGCTCACCGGCCGGGGCAATTACGGCATGGCCGCCGCGACCGACCCCAACGACGCCTTCACCTCGCAGAGCTTCGAGAGCACGGCACTGGCCAACGACTGCCAGCTCGTGAACGACAAGCACCGGGTCGCCCTCGACTCACCGCAGTGCGCGCAGACGTTCAGGGCCTACGACGCCCTCGCCCACCTCTACGGCGCACCCGGCACCCAGACCGTCGACTCGACCCGCGCCACCTATTTCGCGGGGCAGTCCTCGCAGATCATCTGGTCGACGTTCCTCCTGGACGAGCTGGCCGGACTGCGGTCGGACGCGCTGCCCAGCTGCCCGCAGTGCCACAAGGACCGCGCCTGGCTGGCGGCCCACACCGGCATCGTCACCGCGATGAAGGGCCCCGACGCGGCACAGCCCGCCCAGTTCGGCGAGGTCACCTCCTGGGTGACCACCAAGACGGCCGAGACCGCGGCCTCCCGCGAGTTCATCGAGTACATGATGGGTCCCGGCTACAAGGCGTGGATCGGCATGGCCCCCGAAGGCAAGATCCCCGTCCGGGACGGCACCGCGGCCTCGCCTCAGGAGTACATCGACGCCTGGCGCCACGCCGACATCGGCGTGGACACCCGCAAGCCCTTCGACCAGGTGTACCCCGAAAGCCTCCTCGACCAGCTCGTCGCCGGCGTCAGCAACATGCGCCGCTGGGGCATCACCCAGGGCGAGGGCGCCCTCGTCGGCGCCACCAACGGTGAACTGCCGGTGCCGAAGGCGATCAGCGCCATGACCAGCGGCCAGATCTCCCCCGCCGACGCGGCAAGCGAAGCCCAGGACGACGTCGCCGCCCTGAAGAAGTCCCTGCAGTAG
- a CDS encoding carbohydrate ABC transporter permease, with protein sequence MTTAPTRAPERPRTGDRDAHRSPARTRRPMTASRRANRAGLAFVTPTFIVVLVVVILPILWTVLLAFQKARLVDIQGMGLFGNWSLRNFDQVFGSAGFWSSLGTTLLYTAGGTLGSVALGLVAALALRRPFRGRGLLRAAMLLPYVAPVVAVSFVWEVALSPQYGIVNNWGHKLFGWDDPIAFLSTRAYEVHLLGMHFDIPLALLTVIAFECWRYFPFAFLFILARLQAVPDGLEEAALVDGATLTQRFRHILLPQLMPVIALLCVLRFILTFNKFDDVYLLTGGGAGTDVAAVRVYDFLTARYDVGAAAAQAMVLAVALMILLGLYFKFFGNKVQEES encoded by the coding sequence ATGACTACAGCTCCAACCCGCGCGCCCGAGCGCCCGCGGACCGGCGACCGGGACGCTCACCGCTCCCCCGCACGGACCCGCCGCCCGATGACCGCGAGCCGGCGCGCCAACCGCGCGGGCCTCGCCTTCGTCACGCCCACCTTCATCGTCGTCCTCGTCGTGGTGATCCTGCCCATCCTGTGGACGGTGCTGCTGGCCTTCCAGAAGGCCAGGCTCGTCGACATTCAGGGCATGGGCCTGTTCGGCAACTGGTCCTTGCGCAACTTCGACCAGGTCTTCGGCTCCGCCGGATTCTGGTCCAGCCTCGGCACCACCCTCCTCTACACCGCGGGCGGGACCCTGGGCTCCGTCGCCCTCGGCCTCGTCGCCGCGCTCGCCCTGCGCAGGCCGTTCCGCGGCCGGGGCCTGCTGCGCGCCGCGATGCTGCTCCCCTACGTCGCGCCGGTGGTCGCCGTCTCGTTCGTCTGGGAGGTCGCGCTCAGCCCGCAGTACGGCATCGTCAACAACTGGGGCCACAAGCTGTTCGGCTGGGACGACCCGATCGCCTTCCTCTCCACCCGCGCGTACGAAGTCCACCTCCTCGGCATGCACTTCGACATACCGCTCGCCCTGCTGACCGTCATCGCCTTCGAATGCTGGCGGTACTTCCCCTTCGCGTTCCTGTTCATCCTGGCCCGCCTCCAGGCGGTCCCGGACGGGCTGGAGGAGGCCGCGCTGGTCGACGGCGCCACCCTCACCCAGCGCTTCCGGCACATCCTGCTGCCGCAGCTCATGCCGGTCATCGCGCTGCTGTGCGTGCTCCGCTTCATCCTGACGTTCAACAAGTTCGACGACGTCTACCTGCTCACCGGTGGAGGAGCGGGCACGGATGTCGCCGCCGTCCGCGTCTACGACTTCCTCACCGCCCGCTACGACGTGGGAGCAGCCGCGGCCCAGGCCATGGTGCTGGCCGTCGCGCTCATGATCCTCCTCGGCCTCTACTTCAAGTTCTTCGGCAACAAGGTGCAGGAGGAATCGTGA
- a CDS encoding carbohydrate ABC transporter permease, which produces MTRARFEDKFFGVLRWVVIAFLAVITILPFYYMVLLSLKPIDSLLLDPGSLWVSTKDFTLTTYRDVLRPTSDGGQGFLKFLINSALVSFGTVVLTLLAAVPGAYAVSRLKFFGHRQISALFLAVYLFPSTLLAVPLFVIFAKIGLSSSLIGLAVVYIAQTVPVSIYMLRNYLVTIPASIEEAAAIDGASRLQTVRKVILPLALPSLMATGLYVFMIAWNEFLFALLFLAANPDRWTVSLGLSQLSNGVEVPKTILMAGSVVLTIPVVVLFFAAERMLTEGLTSGADKS; this is translated from the coding sequence CTGACCCGGGCCCGCTTCGAGGACAAGTTCTTCGGGGTCCTGCGCTGGGTCGTCATCGCGTTCCTCGCGGTGATCACCATCCTGCCCTTCTACTACATGGTGCTGCTGTCCCTGAAGCCCATCGACTCGCTGCTCCTCGACCCGGGCTCGCTGTGGGTCTCGACGAAGGACTTCACACTCACCACCTACCGGGACGTGCTGCGCCCCACCTCCGACGGCGGCCAGGGCTTCCTGAAGTTCCTGATCAACTCCGCGCTCGTGTCGTTCGGCACGGTCGTGCTGACACTGCTGGCCGCGGTGCCCGGCGCCTACGCCGTCAGCCGGCTGAAGTTCTTCGGCCACCGCCAGATCAGCGCGCTCTTCCTCGCCGTCTACCTCTTCCCCTCGACCCTGCTCGCCGTCCCGCTCTTCGTGATCTTCGCCAAGATCGGCCTGTCCTCCAGCCTCATAGGCCTGGCCGTCGTCTACATCGCGCAGACCGTACCGGTGTCGATCTACATGCTGCGCAACTACCTGGTGACCATCCCCGCCTCCATCGAGGAGGCGGCCGCCATCGACGGAGCCAGCAGACTCCAGACCGTCCGCAAGGTCATCCTGCCGCTCGCCCTGCCGTCCCTGATGGCGACCGGACTGTACGTCTTCATGATCGCCTGGAACGAGTTCCTGTTCGCTCTGCTGTTCCTGGCAGCCAACCCCGACCGGTGGACCGTGTCCCTCGGACTGTCCCAGCTGTCCAACGGCGTCGAGGTACCCAAGACCATTCTCATGGCCGGATCGGTGGTCCTCACCATCCCCGTGGTAGTCCTGTTCTTCGCCGCCGAACGCATGCTCACCGAGGGCCTGACCAGCGGCGCGGACAAAAGCTGA
- a CDS encoding ROK family protein, with translation MITPSQVSAGGLLQIIRSGRANTRADLQRVTGLSRSTIGARLDLLGGVGWLRHVSGTSTGGRPSSRIEFDPGHASVIAVDLDTRHARVAVLDLAGTVLAETTAPLDITDGPEPVLDRLATWLPDLITRAGTTPARVAGIGLSVPGPVDWESGRVIEPPIMPGWDRYPVRERLQHAYAEHVHAERADGGPVPVFVDNDANLMALSEQQAGHRDCSAFVLVKVSTGIGAGVVIGGEVFRGVDGGAGDIGHIRLHDRPDALCMCGGYGCLAAVASGRAIAHELSVLGLDTTSGQDVRQLLGEGHPDAIRLTREAGRRVGEVLVTVVTLLNPGVLMLAGDLSSVPFMTGVRELLYQRAMPRATANLQVLTSHLGDHAGLLGAGAMVVECLYSPASADARLAHLTR, from the coding sequence ATGATCACGCCGAGCCAGGTCAGCGCGGGCGGACTGCTCCAGATCATCCGCAGCGGCCGGGCCAACACCCGTGCGGACCTGCAACGGGTCACCGGGCTGTCCCGCTCGACCATCGGAGCGCGGCTCGACCTGCTGGGCGGCGTCGGCTGGCTGCGGCATGTCTCCGGAACCTCCACCGGAGGCAGGCCTTCCAGCCGGATCGAGTTCGACCCGGGGCACGCCTCGGTCATCGCCGTCGACCTCGACACCCGGCACGCCCGCGTCGCCGTGCTCGACCTGGCCGGCACCGTCCTGGCCGAGACCACCGCACCACTGGACATCACCGACGGCCCCGAGCCGGTCCTGGACCGGCTCGCCACCTGGCTCCCCGATCTGATCACCCGGGCCGGAACCACCCCGGCCCGGGTGGCCGGCATCGGCCTGTCCGTGCCGGGGCCGGTCGACTGGGAGTCGGGCCGCGTGATCGAACCCCCCATCATGCCGGGCTGGGACCGCTACCCCGTACGGGAACGGCTCCAGCACGCCTACGCCGAACACGTGCACGCCGAACGCGCCGACGGCGGGCCTGTGCCCGTCTTCGTCGACAACGACGCCAACCTGATGGCACTCTCCGAGCAGCAGGCCGGCCACCGCGACTGCTCGGCCTTCGTCCTGGTCAAGGTGTCCACCGGCATCGGCGCAGGCGTCGTCATCGGCGGCGAGGTGTTCCGCGGCGTCGACGGCGGTGCCGGCGACATCGGGCACATCCGGCTGCACGACCGCCCGGACGCCCTGTGCATGTGCGGCGGCTACGGCTGCCTCGCCGCCGTGGCCAGCGGCCGGGCCATCGCCCATGAACTGTCCGTGCTCGGCCTGGACACCACCTCCGGCCAGGACGTCAGGCAACTCCTCGGCGAGGGCCACCCCGACGCCATCCGCCTCACCAGGGAGGCCGGACGCCGGGTCGGCGAGGTACTCGTCACCGTCGTCACGCTGCTCAACCCCGGCGTACTCATGCTCGCCGGCGACCTGTCCAGCGTCCCCTTCATGACCGGGGTGCGCGAACTGCTCTACCAGCGCGCCATGCCCCGCGCCACAGCCAACCTCCAGGTCCTCACCTCCCACCTCGGCGACCACGCCGGCCTGCTCGGGGCCGGAGCGATGGTCGTCGAATGCCTCTACTCCCCGGCGAGCGCGGACGCCCGGCTGGCCCACCTGACACGGTGA
- a CDS encoding Gfo/Idh/MocA family protein, protein MTATATSWSDEPVAVGLVGAGPWARAMHARVLAAGPETRLTAVWARRHEAARETAAPYGAYAAAEFEELLDHCEAVAFAVPPAVQAELAPLAAKRGKALLLEKPLGPAITAARRVADAIAEAGVVSQLVLTKRYHPTTRAFLDAARGLDISGARSHYLHGAFLGGEFATGWRLEHGALLDLGPHLLDLLDAAVGPITSIRGTGDPRRWIELTCEHANGAVSQASLSGAVQVPKALTRVELFGAQQPLSYDTTGIDHEECWPILRREFATAVRTGVPAELDAHRGLYLQTLLDQAVPA, encoded by the coding sequence ATGACCGCCACAGCAACCAGTTGGAGCGATGAACCCGTCGCCGTCGGGCTCGTCGGCGCCGGCCCCTGGGCCCGCGCCATGCACGCCCGCGTCCTGGCCGCCGGACCCGAGACCCGCCTGACCGCCGTATGGGCCCGCCGCCACGAGGCGGCCCGCGAGACCGCCGCCCCCTACGGCGCGTACGCTGCCGCCGAGTTCGAGGAACTGCTCGACCACTGCGAGGCGGTGGCCTTCGCCGTCCCGCCGGCGGTCCAGGCCGAACTCGCCCCGCTGGCCGCGAAGCGAGGCAAGGCCCTGCTTCTGGAGAAACCGCTCGGCCCCGCCATCACCGCGGCCCGGCGTGTGGCCGACGCGATCGCCGAGGCAGGTGTCGTCTCACAGCTCGTCCTCACCAAACGCTACCACCCCACCACCCGGGCCTTCCTGGACGCGGCCCGCGGGCTCGACATCTCCGGTGCCCGCTCTCACTACCTCCACGGTGCTTTCCTGGGTGGGGAGTTCGCCACCGGCTGGCGCCTGGAACACGGCGCGCTGCTCGACCTCGGCCCGCATCTGCTGGACCTCCTGGACGCCGCCGTCGGCCCCATTACCTCGATCCGCGGCACCGGCGATCCCCGCCGCTGGATCGAACTGACCTGCGAGCACGCCAACGGCGCGGTCAGCCAGGCGTCCCTGTCCGGCGCGGTCCAGGTCCCCAAGGCCCTCACCCGGGTCGAACTCTTCGGCGCGCAACAGCCGTTGTCCTACGACACGACCGGCATCGACCACGAGGAGTGCTGGCCGATCCTGCGCCGCGAGTTCGCCACCGCGGTCCGCACCGGCGTCCCCGCGGAACTCGACGCCCACCGCGGCCTGTACCTCCAGACCCTCCTGGACCAGGCGGTTCCTGCTTGA
- a CDS encoding DUF6232 family protein, which produces MAAQVTINESVLWVGGEAYPLRNISHVGQRKLTVDKGAAWKKFILQSLGWFILGGIFASAVGTVGTILFLAVEALLVWRLVSALQKPPVYGLILNTSGTQREAIWSTRQEEIQQLVYEITRAIGNPDIAQTVINVAHAVQGDVIHQYGQGSIGKAQHSGSGNIGGS; this is translated from the coding sequence TTGGCGGCCCAAGTAACAATCAATGAGAGTGTGTTGTGGGTAGGTGGCGAGGCCTATCCGCTGCGCAACATCTCCCATGTCGGTCAGAGGAAACTGACGGTCGACAAGGGTGCCGCATGGAAGAAGTTCATCCTCCAGAGCCTGGGCTGGTTCATCCTGGGCGGCATATTTGCCTCTGCCGTCGGCACCGTGGGAACGATCCTCTTCCTCGCCGTCGAGGCACTTCTTGTCTGGAGACTGGTCTCGGCCCTGCAGAAGCCCCCGGTGTACGGCCTGATCCTCAACACCTCCGGCACCCAGCGTGAGGCCATCTGGTCCACGCGGCAGGAGGAGATCCAGCAGCTGGTCTACGAGATCACCAGGGCGATCGGCAACCCGGACATCGCACAGACGGTTATCAACGTCGCCCACGCGGTTCAGGGTGACGTCATCCACCAATACGGCCAGGGCAGCATCGGCAAGGCCCAGCACAGCGGCAGCGGGAACATCGGGGGATCATGA
- a CDS encoding class I SAM-dependent methyltransferase has product MQQQEIWDADTAQRYDTPGSGMFAPEVLEPAVDRLAQLAGGGEALEFAIGTGRVAVPLAGRGVSVTGIELSLPMVEQLRTKADEATIPVIIGDMARTVAPGKYALVYLVYNTISNLLTQDEQVQCFRNAASHLAPGGRFVIELWVPELRQLPPGRTATVWQSEPGYIGLDTYDVLHQHVVSHHFRFDETQQARLFRSPHRYVWPAELDLMARLAGFELETRHADWAGARFTADSRSHVSVYRIPPEG; this is encoded by the coding sequence ATGCAGCAGCAGGAAATCTGGGACGCCGATACCGCCCAGCGCTATGACACGCCCGGTTCCGGAATGTTCGCGCCCGAGGTCCTGGAACCGGCCGTGGACCGTCTCGCCCAGCTCGCAGGTGGCGGAGAAGCGCTTGAGTTCGCCATCGGGACAGGCCGGGTGGCCGTCCCGCTCGCCGGGCGAGGAGTCTCTGTCACCGGCATCGAGCTGTCGCTCCCGATGGTGGAGCAACTGCGAACCAAGGCCGATGAAGCAACGATCCCTGTGATCATCGGTGACATGGCGAGGACCGTCGCTCCTGGGAAGTACGCCCTCGTCTACCTCGTGTACAACACGATCTCCAACCTGCTCACCCAGGATGAGCAGGTGCAGTGCTTCCGCAACGCGGCCAGCCACCTCGCACCGGGCGGCCGGTTCGTCATCGAGCTCTGGGTACCCGAATTGCGCCAGCTCCCGCCGGGCCGGACGGCCACCGTCTGGCAGTCCGAACCCGGCTACATCGGGCTGGACACCTACGACGTCCTCCACCAGCACGTCGTATCGCACCACTTCCGTTTCGACGAGACCCAGCAGGCGCGGTTGTTCCGCAGCCCTCATCGCTACGTCTGGCCGGCCGAGCTCGACCTCATGGCCCGGCTGGCCGGATTCGAACTGGAAACCAGGCATGCGGACTGGGCCGGTGCCCGATTCACCGCCGACTCGCGTTCTCACGTCTCCGTCTACCGGATCCCACCCGAGGGATAG
- a CDS encoding aminotransferase-like domain-containing protein: MRPPSYKAVVDEFAASIRSGRLPAGTRLPTHRALARERRIALATATRVYAELAAMGLVVGEPGRGTFVRVRADYDGLEPSRALPVPRVADLSFNQPLSEGQAGLLRRALRALSVAGEAEALLRQDPPGGRPHDRAVVATYLLDRGIDTPPANVLLTSGTQQALDCVLRSLTRPGDVIAVDAVSYPGIRVLASAHGLELAPVPVTATGPDLAALDRLCRTRPVRAVYAMPTLHNPLGWVLDRERRDRLVAVARAHDVLIVEDGTYAFLDPSAPPPLQSLAPERTCYVAGLSKNAAPGLRFGFAVVPGGRVESVARGLRVAAWGAPGLITALATGWLADGTVARWEEDRRADAAARQHVARSALAGMSLTAHPVSYMVWLGLEPHQRPDEVAARLAAAGILVSTGDAFATGPYRPRALRLALATPPRDALAGALRRLRDVLDAIPP, from the coding sequence GTGCGGCCACCCTCCTACAAAGCCGTCGTCGACGAGTTCGCCGCGTCCATCCGGTCCGGAAGGCTCCCCGCGGGCACCCGCCTCCCGACGCACCGCGCGCTCGCGCGCGAGCGCCGGATAGCGCTGGCCACGGCCACCCGGGTCTATGCCGAACTCGCGGCCATGGGGCTGGTGGTGGGGGAACCCGGACGCGGGACGTTCGTGCGGGTGCGGGCGGACTACGACGGCCTGGAGCCCTCCCGTGCCCTGCCCGTGCCGAGGGTCGCCGACCTGTCGTTCAACCAGCCGCTGTCCGAGGGCCAGGCGGGTCTTCTGCGGCGGGCTCTGCGGGCGCTCTCCGTCGCGGGCGAGGCCGAGGCGCTGCTCCGGCAGGACCCGCCGGGCGGTCGCCCGCACGACCGGGCCGTCGTGGCCACCTATCTGCTGGACCGGGGAATCGACACGCCGCCGGCGAACGTCCTGCTCACCAGTGGCACCCAGCAGGCGCTCGACTGCGTGCTGCGTTCCCTCACCCGGCCCGGTGACGTCATCGCGGTCGACGCGGTCAGCTACCCAGGCATCAGGGTGCTCGCCTCGGCCCATGGTCTCGAACTGGCCCCGGTCCCGGTCACGGCGACCGGGCCCGACCTTGCCGCGCTCGACCGGCTGTGCCGCACGCGCCCCGTCCGGGCGGTCTACGCGATGCCCACCCTGCACAACCCGCTCGGATGGGTCCTCGACCGGGAACGGCGTGACCGGTTGGTCGCCGTCGCCCGCGCCCATGACGTCCTGATCGTCGAGGACGGCACCTACGCCTTCCTCGATCCGTCGGCGCCCCCGCCCCTCCAGTCCCTGGCCCCCGAGCGGACCTGCTACGTCGCCGGTCTGTCCAAGAACGCGGCTCCCGGACTGCGGTTCGGTTTCGCCGTCGTGCCGGGCGGTCGGGTGGAATCGGTAGCCAGGGGCCTTCGGGTGGCGGCCTGGGGCGCACCGGGTCTGATCACCGCGCTCGCCACGGGCTGGCTGGCCGACGGCACGGTCGCCCGGTGGGAGGAGGACCGGCGGGCCGACGCCGCCGCCCGGCAGCACGTGGCCCGCTCCGCGCTGGCGGGGATGTCCCTCACGGCGCATCCCGTCTCCTACATGGTGTGGCTCGGTCTGGAGCCGCACCAGCGTCCGGACGAGGTGGCGGCGCGACTCGCAGCGGCGGGCATCCTCGTGTCCACCGGCGACGCCTTCGCCACGGGTCCGTACCGCCCCCGCGCGCTCCGCCTGGCCCTCGCCACCCCTCCCCGGGACGCACTCGCGGGCGCGCTGCGGCGCCTGCGGGACGTGTTGGACGCCATTCCTCCGTGA
- a CDS encoding enoyl-CoA hydratase-related protein — translation MTLRIDRDESVVTITLDREHKLNALDYPTIDALLATLDRVEADDSVRAVVLTGAGHRAFSAGADIPALADSIAGGPERALREIVRRGQGLTRRIEEFPKPVIVAVNGLAYGGGCEITEAAPLAIAAEHATFAKPEVSLGFPPPFGGSQRLPRHVGRKRALEMILTGDAVSARCAERTGLVNAVVPADELLPTAVELARRITRHAPTAVEACLRAVTRGVNLSIDEGLAVEAAWFAATVPTDGVQRGLRRFLDRPAGPRGEVFDGPPVDRRG, via the coding sequence ATGACCCTGCGGATCGACCGGGACGAGAGTGTCGTCACGATCACCCTCGACCGGGAACACAAGCTCAACGCGCTCGACTACCCCACGATCGACGCGCTGCTCGCGACCCTCGACCGCGTCGAGGCCGACGACTCCGTGCGCGCGGTCGTCCTGACCGGCGCCGGACACCGGGCGTTCAGCGCGGGCGCGGACATCCCGGCCCTGGCGGACAGCATCGCGGGCGGCCCCGAACGCGCGCTGCGCGAGATCGTACGACGGGGTCAGGGTCTGACCCGACGCATCGAGGAATTCCCCAAGCCGGTGATCGTCGCCGTCAACGGGCTTGCCTACGGCGGGGGTTGCGAGATCACGGAGGCGGCCCCGCTGGCGATCGCCGCGGAGCACGCCACCTTCGCCAAACCCGAGGTCTCCCTCGGGTTCCCGCCGCCCTTCGGTGGCTCGCAGCGGCTGCCGAGGCACGTCGGCCGCAAGCGCGCCCTCGAGATGATCCTGACGGGCGACGCCGTCTCCGCCCGGTGTGCCGAGCGCACCGGCCTCGTCAACGCCGTCGTCCCCGCAGACGAACTCTTGCCCACCGCAGTGGAGTTGGCGAGGCGCATCACCCGGCACGCGCCGACTGCCGTGGAGGCCTGCCTGCGCGCGGTCACCCGCGGTGTCAACCTGTCCATCGACGAGGGACTCGCGGTCGAGGCGGCGTGGTTCGCGGCCACCGTGCCCACCGACGGGGTACAGAGGGGCCTGCGCCGGTTCCTCGACCGCCCGGCCGGGCCGCGCGGAGAAGTCTTTGACGGGCCGCCGGTCGATCGCCGAGGGTGA
- a CDS encoding peptidoglycan-binding protein yields MPRWKELPSSLDERVRNLVVQMRRLKDRSGLSLASLQTKTGYSSSSWERYLSGRALPPREAVEGLARVSGLDPERLLVLHELAEEAWSQETAAAPVSDTPEPPNARRRVVLIGVCAVVAVGAILVGALLAAPWKDGGHGKNGSTAARYNSAPASRGAFAYKAGKTYPCTVRREDGRLSAGYNDTRTALLSGPDWDVVEAQCLLGYHGFDPGDVDGVVGPKTTRAVKRLQQKADLPPDGVVGPQTWQVLRK; encoded by the coding sequence ATGCCGCGCTGGAAGGAATTACCGAGTTCGCTCGACGAACGGGTGCGGAACCTGGTCGTCCAGATGCGCCGGCTGAAGGACCGCAGCGGGCTGAGCCTGGCGTCGCTCCAGACCAAAACCGGTTACAGCAGCTCGTCCTGGGAGCGCTACCTCAGTGGGCGGGCCCTGCCGCCGCGCGAGGCGGTGGAGGGACTGGCGCGGGTGAGCGGCCTGGACCCTGAACGGCTCCTGGTGCTCCACGAACTCGCCGAGGAGGCGTGGAGCCAGGAAACCGCAGCGGCGCCGGTCTCAGACACACCGGAACCGCCGAACGCGCGGCGGCGAGTGGTACTGATCGGTGTCTGCGCGGTCGTCGCTGTCGGCGCGATCCTCGTCGGCGCGCTGCTCGCGGCGCCGTGGAAAGACGGCGGACACGGCAAGAACGGCTCCACTGCGGCCCGGTACAACTCGGCACCGGCGTCCCGTGGCGCTTTCGCGTACAAGGCGGGGAAGACCTATCCCTGCACGGTGCGCCGGGAGGACGGCCGGCTGTCCGCCGGCTACAACGACACCCGCACTGCATTGCTGTCCGGTCCGGACTGGGACGTCGTGGAAGCACAGTGCCTGCTGGGCTATCACGGTTTCGACCCGGGCGACGTCGACGGCGTCGTCGGCCCCAAAACCACACGGGCCGTCAAGCGCCTGCAGCAGAAGGCCGACCTGCCGCCCGACGGAGTCGTGGGCCCACAGACCTGGCAGGTACTGCGGAAATGA
- a CDS encoding helix-turn-helix domain-containing protein, whose product MTGTAPPAARPACTRLAQALQDLRSRTGLSLAALAEHTTYSKSSWARYLNGRQLPPREAVEALCTMAGQPPGRLEALWELAELEWSGRNQTSAAPPPPPGRPAGGAAPADGPAVRWNTRRRRWALAAAASAITVVAAIWMTTSPGTHAEDAGQRTAPSRAPAPACRAQTCTGADPQTMGCAAPGQTRRLGPPYRSSTGAHLVVVFSSRCHAAWALGWNTRAGDAFELSVPGGAVEQVRVADTLDAEDALFTPMTDAGDLTGLRACFTPPTGRQECVHADSPQNSQP is encoded by the coding sequence ATGACGGGCACGGCACCCCCGGCCGCCAGACCCGCGTGCACGCGGCTGGCGCAGGCGCTTCAAGACCTCAGGTCCCGGACCGGACTGAGCCTGGCCGCTCTGGCCGAGCACACCACGTACAGCAAGTCCTCCTGGGCGCGATACCTCAACGGCAGGCAACTCCCGCCCCGCGAGGCGGTAGAGGCGCTGTGCACCATGGCAGGGCAGCCACCGGGACGTCTGGAGGCGCTGTGGGAACTGGCCGAGCTGGAGTGGAGCGGCCGCAACCAAACGTCGGCCGCGCCGCCACCGCCCCCCGGCCGGCCTGCGGGTGGCGCAGCGCCCGCCGACGGCCCCGCAGTGCGCTGGAACACTCGGCGGCGACGATGGGCGCTCGCCGCGGCGGCATCCGCGATCACGGTGGTGGCTGCCATCTGGATGACGACTTCCCCCGGCACGCACGCCGAGGACGCCGGACAGCGAACCGCACCCTCCCGTGCGCCCGCACCGGCGTGCCGCGCCCAGACGTGCACGGGCGCGGACCCGCAGACAATGGGCTGCGCGGCACCGGGGCAGACCCGGCGCCTGGGCCCGCCGTACCGGTCCAGCACCGGGGCCCACCTGGTGGTTGTCTTCAGCTCACGGTGCCACGCCGCGTGGGCGCTGGGATGGAACACCCGCGCCGGTGACGCGTTCGAGCTGTCGGTCCCCGGGGGTGCAGTGGAACAGGTCAGGGTGGCCGACACCCTTGACGCGGAGGATGCCCTCTTCACGCCCATGACCGACGCCGGCGACCTGACCGGCCTGCGAGCCTGTTTCACACCCCCGACAGGCAGGCAGGAATGCGTCCACGCCGACAGCCCGCAGAACTCGCAACCGTGA